One segment of Haloplanus natans DSM 17983 DNA contains the following:
- the cobA gene encoding uroporphyrinogen-III C-methyltransferase: MSTMTTGTVYLVGAGPGDPELMTVKARRLLDSADVVFHDSLVGDGVVDSIPHDVRVEPVGKRAGGERTPQAEINDRLVRAARAGREVVRLKGGDPTIFARGGEEAEHLARHDVPFEVVPGITSAVAAPGVAGIPPTHRDHASTLAVVTGHEDPTKADSALDWDALSGLVDAGGTLVILMGVGRLPDNTAALRAAGVAADTPVAMIERATLPDERVVTGTLDTIVDIADAAGIEPPAVTVVGDVVGVRETVARCLGSSDAMAEAPVATPHVVGVTDSD, translated from the coding sequence ATGAGCACCATGACGACCGGGACGGTGTATCTCGTCGGCGCCGGCCCGGGCGACCCCGAACTCATGACCGTCAAGGCTCGGCGCCTTCTCGATTCGGCCGACGTGGTCTTTCACGACTCGCTCGTCGGCGACGGCGTCGTCGACTCGATTCCCCACGACGTGCGCGTCGAACCCGTCGGCAAACGGGCGGGCGGCGAGCGCACGCCACAGGCCGAGATCAACGACCGACTGGTCCGGGCGGCCCGGGCGGGCCGCGAGGTGGTCCGCCTGAAAGGCGGCGATCCGACCATCTTCGCCCGCGGGGGCGAGGAAGCCGAGCATCTCGCGCGCCACGATGTCCCCTTCGAGGTGGTGCCGGGGATCACGAGCGCCGTCGCCGCTCCCGGCGTCGCCGGCATCCCGCCCACCCACCGCGACCACGCCTCGACGCTCGCGGTCGTGACCGGTCACGAGGACCCCACGAAGGCGGACAGCGCCCTCGACTGGGACGCCCTGTCGGGACTCGTCGACGCCGGCGGAACGCTGGTGATCCTGATGGGCGTCGGCCGCCTGCCGGACAACACGGCCGCGCTCCGGGCGGCGGGCGTCGCCGCCGACACGCCCGTCGCGATGATCGAGCGCGCGACCCTGCCCGACGAACGGGTCGTCACGGGCACCCTCGACACAATCGTCGACATCGCCGACGCGGCGGGGATCGAACCCCCCGCCGTCACCGTTGTCGGCGACGTGGTCGGCGTCCGCGAGACGGTCGCACGCTGTCTCGGCAGCAGCGACGCGATGGCGGAGGCCCCCGTCGCGACACCCCACGTCGTCGGGGTGACCGACAGTGACTGA
- a CDS encoding nitrite/sulfite reductase, with product MPTKVERWKDETYGMEIRDHLLRFAEEGWDAIPDDEHDAWFERFKWWGLYHQRKGQESYFMMRIGTPMGRMTPEQLRTVGEVANEYATGPVDNPEFGAAYADFTTRQSIQLHWIKVEDIEDIWDELESVGLSTIQACGDSWRNIVGSPVAGRDADELINVWPVVQELHDTFKGNDLYSNLPRKWKVAVTGDRRGAGQGDINDLAFEPATKEIEGEVVEGFNVNVGGGLARKEPRFARDIDVFCRPENATDVAAGLSALFRDYGDREDRFNARIKFLVDEWGAEKVRTVLQDEYVDYELPTAGEGLRDEYDYNAGRADAAGDYIGVHDQSDGRNFVGLSVLVGRMAADDVIELADLAEEYGSEMIGLTQRQNVIVGDIADEDLDDFLGEDLLSEYSPDPHPFMRGSIACTGTEYCSLSIVETKNRMVRYGRWLRDNVPVPEGVEDFHIHLSGCTASCAQPQIADVSLRGMKTRKDGDAVEAFDVGLGGGLGENPQFADWVKMRVPADEIPGYIANLLDTYETERAGPEESFRDFVANRDEDALAALAESEETSYDDPYLGNTKMTWYPYAEDTSMDASPAPTDGQGNSLPSDD from the coding sequence ATGCCAACCAAGGTCGAGCGTTGGAAGGACGAGACCTACGGGATGGAGATACGCGACCATCTCCTCCGGTTCGCCGAGGAGGGGTGGGACGCCATCCCCGACGACGAACACGACGCCTGGTTCGAGCGGTTCAAATGGTGGGGGCTGTACCACCAGCGGAAGGGCCAGGAGAGCTACTTCATGATGCGTATCGGCACGCCGATGGGGCGGATGACGCCCGAACAGCTTCGGACGGTCGGCGAGGTGGCCAACGAGTACGCCACCGGCCCGGTCGACAACCCCGAGTTCGGCGCCGCCTACGCCGACTTCACCACCCGGCAGTCGATCCAGCTTCACTGGATCAAAGTCGAGGACATCGAGGACATCTGGGACGAACTGGAGTCAGTCGGCCTCTCGACGATTCAGGCGTGTGGCGACTCCTGGCGCAACATCGTCGGCTCGCCCGTCGCCGGCCGCGACGCCGACGAACTGATAAACGTCTGGCCGGTCGTTCAGGAACTCCACGACACGTTCAAGGGCAACGACCTCTACTCGAATCTCCCCCGGAAGTGGAAAGTCGCCGTCACCGGCGACCGCCGCGGCGCCGGCCAGGGCGACATCAACGACCTCGCGTTCGAACCCGCGACCAAGGAGATCGAGGGCGAGGTGGTTGAGGGGTTCAACGTCAACGTCGGCGGCGGCCTCGCCCGCAAGGAGCCCCGATTCGCCCGCGACATCGACGTGTTCTGCCGCCCCGAGAACGCGACGGACGTGGCCGCCGGGCTCTCCGCGCTCTTCCGTGACTACGGCGACCGCGAGGACCGCTTCAACGCCCGCATCAAGTTCCTCGTCGACGAGTGGGGGGCCGAGAAGGTCCGCACCGTGTTGCAGGACGAGTACGTCGACTACGAACTCCCGACCGCGGGCGAGGGGCTTCGCGACGAGTACGACTACAACGCCGGCCGCGCGGACGCCGCCGGCGACTACATCGGCGTCCACGACCAGAGCGACGGCCGGAACTTCGTCGGCCTCTCCGTCCTCGTCGGCCGCATGGCCGCCGACGACGTGATCGAACTCGCCGACCTCGCCGAGGAGTACGGCTCCGAGATGATCGGCCTGACCCAGCGACAGAACGTCATCGTCGGCGACATCGCGGACGAGGATCTGGACGACTTCCTCGGCGAGGATCTCCTCTCGGAGTACTCGCCGGACCCGCATCCGTTCATGCGCGGCTCCATCGCCTGCACGGGGACCGAATACTGCTCGCTCTCGATCGTCGAGACGAAAAATCGGATGGTGCGCTACGGGCGCTGGCTGCGGGACAACGTGCCCGTCCCCGAGGGCGTCGAGGACTTCCACATCCACCTCTCGGGCTGTACTGCCTCCTGTGCCCAGCCACAGATCGCCGACGTTAGCCTGCGGGGGATGAAAACGCGCAAGGACGGCGACGCCGTCGAGGCGTTCGACGTGGGACTGGGTGGCGGCCTCGGCGAGAACCCGCAGTTCGCCGACTGGGTGAAGATGCGCGTCCCCGCCGACGAGATTCCGGGCTACATCGCCAACCTGCTCGACACCTACGAGACGGAGCGTGCGGGTCCCGAGGAGTCCTTCCGCGACTTCGTCGCCAACCGCGACGAGGACGCCCTCGCCGCCCTCGCCGAGTCCGAGGAGACGAGCTACGACGACCCGTATCTCGGCAACACGAAGATGACGTGGTACCCCTACGCCGAGGACACGTCGATGGACGCCTCGCCCGCCCCGACGGACGGGCAGGGTAACTCCCTCCCCTCCGACGACTGA
- a CDS encoding glycosyltransferase: MARVAVLHNTLDGRGGADAVCLHVCEALQAVHDVTLVTLSRSSLADLNALFDTDADVRVHRPAGTGVVCRAFDALPDRYGPQLAARSVLLRRLFAPHAADFDAAVSTANEFDLPLPSLQYIHFPQFNCRHAAAGDDPRLDPLWSRLAGVGDRSLPADAHLLANSGWTADAVESIYGRRPGVLAPPVDPVPNPRPWEDREAGVVVLGRLAPDKRPLEAIGIVDGVRARGYDLHCHLVGSTSTIYADYARRVAAAAAERSYVTLHRDAARERVMELLATHRYGLNCKPAEHFGMAVAEYVAAGMVAFAPDTGGQREVLDGRSDRLFDSTPDAVATMTAAVANDDRPTLPRDRYASDRFHAAIREGVAAVLGTAEGVA, from the coding sequence ATGGCGCGGGTGGCGGTCCTCCACAACACGCTCGACGGCCGGGGCGGCGCCGACGCCGTCTGCCTCCACGTCTGTGAGGCCCTCCAAGCCGTCCACGACGTGACGCTCGTTACCCTCTCGCGGTCGTCGCTCGCCGACCTCAACGCGCTGTTCGATACCGACGCCGACGTGCGGGTCCACCGCCCGGCCGGAACCGGCGTCGTCTGTCGGGCGTTCGACGCCCTCCCCGACCGGTACGGGCCGCAACTCGCCGCCCGGAGCGTCCTGCTCCGTCGGCTCTTTGCCCCCCACGCCGCCGACTTCGACGCCGCCGTCAGCACCGCCAACGAGTTCGACCTCCCGCTTCCCTCGCTCCAGTATATCCACTTCCCGCAGTTCAACTGCCGGCACGCGGCGGCCGGTGACGACCCCCGCCTCGACCCGCTGTGGAGCCGCCTCGCCGGCGTCGGCGACCGGAGCCTCCCCGCCGACGCCCACCTCCTCGCCAACTCCGGGTGGACGGCCGACGCCGTCGAGTCCATCTACGGGCGGCGGCCGGGCGTCCTCGCCCCGCCGGTCGATCCGGTGCCGAACCCGCGGCCGTGGGAGGACCGCGAAGCGGGCGTCGTCGTCCTCGGGCGTCTCGCCCCGGACAAGCGGCCGCTCGAAGCGATCGGGATCGTCGACGGCGTTCGTGCCCGTGGCTACGACCTGCACTGCCACCTCGTCGGCTCGACGTCGACCATCTACGCCGACTACGCCCGTCGGGTGGCCGCGGCCGCGGCCGAGCGGTCGTACGTCACCCTCCACCGCGACGCCGCCCGCGAGCGGGTGATGGAACTGCTCGCCACGCACCGCTACGGCCTGAACTGCAAACCGGCGGAACATTTCGGGATGGCGGTCGCCGAATACGTCGCCGCGGGGATGGTCGCGTTCGCGCCGGACACGGGCGGGCAACGGGAGGTGCTCGACGGCCGGTCGGACCGCCTGTTCGACTCGACGCCCGACGCCGTGGCGACGATGACCGCGGCGGTTGCGAACGACGACCGACCGACGCTCCCGCGGGACCGGTACGCGAGCGATCGGTTCCACGCGGCGATCCGTGAGGGCGTCGCGGCGGTGCTGGGAACGGCGGAGGGTGTGGCGTAG
- a CDS encoding CDP-alcohol phosphatidyltransferase family protein, whose amino-acid sequence MSGREGTVTERRHVAATAVVGVAAAAVAVGGWTVVADAATRGAANRWVLIAGAALAYEVGFVAYHLDADRVGVALVPPNLVTLARGGLYAATAGFLFVPPVTPVVRWAPAACYGTGVVLDFVDGSLARRMGRTTALGAKLDLAFDTLGFLVAPLVAVAWGRLPVAYLSLSAARYVYRAGIGWRTRRGRSVGDLPASRIRRPLAALQMGFIAVALAPVLPASVIHPVAVVVLVPSLATFARDYLTVTGRL is encoded by the coding sequence ATGAGCGGTCGCGAGGGAACCGTCACCGAGCGTCGACACGTAGCGGCCACGGCCGTCGTGGGCGTGGCGGCGGCGGCGGTGGCGGTCGGCGGGTGGACCGTCGTCGCCGACGCCGCGACACGCGGGGCCGCGAACCGCTGGGTCCTGATCGCGGGCGCGGCACTGGCGTACGAAGTCGGCTTCGTCGCCTACCACCTCGACGCCGACCGGGTGGGCGTGGCGCTTGTGCCCCCGAACCTGGTCACGCTGGCCCGCGGCGGGCTGTACGCCGCGACGGCGGGGTTCCTGTTCGTCCCGCCGGTGACCCCCGTCGTGCGGTGGGCGCCCGCGGCGTGTTACGGGACGGGCGTCGTCCTCGATTTCGTCGACGGCAGCCTCGCCCGACGGATGGGACGAACCACGGCGCTCGGGGCGAAACTCGACCTCGCGTTCGACACGCTGGGCTTTCTCGTCGCACCCCTCGTTGCCGTGGCCTGGGGACGGCTCCCGGTCGCGTATCTCTCGTTGTCGGCCGCGCGGTACGTCTACCGCGCGGGGATCGGGTGGCGAACGCGACGCGGGCGGTCGGTCGGCGACCTGCCCGCGAGCCGGATTCGTCGCCCGCTGGCCGCGCTCCAGATGGGTTTTATCGCCGTCGCGCTGGCGCCGGTTCTGCCGGCGTCCGTGATTCATCCCGTCGCCGTCGTGGTCCTCGTGCCGTCGCTCGCGACGTTCGCTCGGGACTACCTGACCGTCACCGGGCGGCTGTAG
- a CDS encoding anthranilate phosphoribosyltransferase, with protein MTEVVGSGTKSAEDMTRRQAGEAMRRILDGDPDPTTLGAFWLANRWKHNTAEELAAFTDEMCDRVEYAEPDADPVDCGANYDGKGRTAILGVAAGVVAAGAGTPVVVHSGDRVPTQKRDAYKHVFDELGVATELTPRDSADMVDATGVGFYYQPAFNPTVDDLFDRRDRMGVRTFVNTVETLANPAGASVHLGSFYHLAFAKKVVETFERSTFHDPDRVIMFQGMEGYDDIRPGYTKVADWSADGSFEDYEIETAAYGMDFDEADLEVDDVAGDSARLTREVVVGDRTDHWADAVALNAAFRIYAGGDADSLDAGLDAARAAISDGSAAAVLDDLRAF; from the coding sequence ATGACCGAAGTCGTCGGCTCCGGGACGAAGTCGGCCGAGGACATGACCCGCCGACAGGCCGGCGAGGCCATGCGCCGCATCCTCGACGGCGACCCCGACCCCACCACCCTCGGCGCGTTCTGGCTGGCGAACCGCTGGAAACACAACACTGCCGAGGAACTCGCCGCCTTCACCGACGAGATGTGTGACCGCGTCGAGTACGCCGAACCCGACGCCGACCCCGTCGACTGCGGCGCCAACTACGACGGCAAGGGCCGCACCGCCATCCTCGGCGTCGCCGCCGGCGTCGTCGCTGCCGGCGCGGGCACGCCCGTCGTCGTCCACTCCGGCGACCGGGTGCCCACGCAGAAACGGGACGCGTACAAACACGTCTTCGACGAACTCGGCGTGGCGACCGAACTGACGCCCCGCGATTCGGCCGACATGGTCGACGCGACGGGCGTCGGATTCTACTACCAGCCGGCGTTCAACCCCACCGTCGACGACCTGTTCGACCGCCGGGATCGGATGGGCGTGCGCACGTTCGTCAACACCGTCGAGACGCTCGCCAACCCCGCCGGCGCGAGCGTCCACCTCGGCTCCTTCTACCACCTCGCGTTCGCGAAGAAGGTGGTCGAGACGTTCGAGCGGAGCACGTTCCACGACCCCGATCGAGTCATCATGTTCCAGGGGATGGAGGGGTACGACGACATCCGACCCGGCTACACCAAGGTGGCCGACTGGTCCGCCGACGGCTCCTTCGAGGACTACGAAATCGAGACGGCCGCGTACGGTATGGACTTCGATGAGGCGGACCTGGAAGTCGACGACGTGGCCGGCGACAGCGCCCGCCTCACGCGCGAGGTGGTCGTCGGCGACCGGACCGACCACTGGGCCGACGCCGTCGCCCTCAACGCCGCGTTCAGGATCTACGCCGGCGGCGACGCCGACTCGCTCGACGCCGGCCTCGACGCCGCCCGCGCCGCCATATCGGACGGCTCGGCCGCCGCCGTCCTCGACGACCTGCGGGCGTTCTGA
- a CDS encoding precorrin-2 dehydrogenase/sirohydrochlorin ferrochelatase family protein, translating into MIPLGHDFGGETVLVFGGGAVGARKARRFAREARVVVVSPTFTDADFGGSELVRAAPTPADVPAWLDAADPALVVAATDGTDLNAAIASAATERGVLVNRADRSGDRGRGSVVVPATVEDGPVTVAVTTSGTSPAVSRHLRRELASVVDGSGVVATVVGELRDELKRRRVDPERRRAAVRAVAESPAVWTAARDMGTETAVRDAAEGVLAAELEETSDDA; encoded by the coding sequence GTGATCCCACTCGGCCACGACTTCGGCGGCGAGACGGTGTTGGTGTTCGGCGGCGGCGCCGTCGGCGCGCGGAAGGCGCGCCGGTTCGCCCGCGAGGCGCGCGTCGTCGTCGTCAGCCCCACCTTCACCGACGCCGACTTCGGGGGAAGCGAGTTGGTCCGTGCCGCGCCGACGCCCGCGGACGTGCCCGCGTGGCTCGACGCCGCCGACCCCGCCCTCGTCGTCGCCGCCACTGACGGCACGGATCTCAACGCCGCCATCGCGTCGGCCGCGACCGAGCGGGGCGTCCTCGTCAACCGGGCGGATCGGAGCGGCGACAGGGGCCGGGGGAGCGTCGTCGTTCCCGCGACGGTCGAGGACGGCCCCGTGACCGTCGCGGTGACGACGAGCGGAACGAGTCCGGCGGTGAGCCGCCACCTGCGGCGGGAGTTGGCGTCCGTCGTCGACGGGTCGGGCGTCGTGGCGACGGTCGTCGGGGAGTTACGGGACGAGTTGAAACGGCGGCGCGTCGATCCGGAGCGGCGGCGGGCGGCGGTCCGTGCCGTCGCCGAGTCGCCGGCCGTGTGGACGGCCGCCCGGGACATGGGGACCGAGACGGCGGTGCGGGACGCCGCGGAGGGCGTACTGGCGGCCGAACTCGAAGAGACGAGCGACGACGCCTGA
- a CDS encoding ferredoxin, with translation MTDADDVLRPSDVGNTEAPSVDEKPYKIIFEANKCIGTGKCAEVSANWDLDLDTGLARPQTYYVDEADLAHNVRAAEVCPAKKGRGVIHVIDRRTDEEIAPDPDGDGTLSVDW, from the coding sequence ATGACCGACGCCGACGACGTGCTCCGCCCGAGCGACGTGGGCAATACCGAGGCCCCGTCCGTCGACGAGAAGCCATACAAGATCATCTTCGAGGCGAACAAGTGCATCGGCACCGGCAAGTGTGCCGAAGTCTCGGCGAACTGGGACCTCGATCTCGATACGGGGCTCGCGCGCCCGCAGACCTACTACGTCGACGAGGCCGACCTGGCTCACAACGTCCGCGCCGCCGAGGTCTGTCCGGCCAAGAAGGGTCGGGGGGTCATCCACGTGATCGACCGCCGGACCGACGAGGAGATAGCGCCCGACCCCGACGGCGACGGGACGCTGAGCGTCGACTGGTGA
- a CDS encoding aldo/keto reductase, protein MECAFVGCGAVARKYAATLDDSGLSVTAVCDIDSDRAADFAAECGGRAYTDLDVMLDAEASPLILNCTSHGAHADVTERALRGGRHVWSEKPLALDGGRARDLVTLAERRGLALGCAPINDTCEAQRLVRRALDDGRLGRVRLAYAHAHVGRVTEWHDDPGSFLDVGPLYDGAVYPLTLLVAWFGPVERVRVADAADPWPDRAAERPTRPSHIEATLSFADGPLVRLTASFYAPHRSREFTSLELHGDDGSCYLDDAGDLGGEPGHHVAFGREGREYTSMALQEPSSRTPYLAGPERLAASVDRGAPDRATARRGAHVVAVCNAVEEAAERAASVAVDGGGVATREQRRPVWGHAGRGGVGDPPGPPAAALRLPPVGFGCSRYRDGEYVDRRDSIAAALDAGYRLLDSAELYGNEDRIGEILAAPGSPDRDALFLASKAWNTNHGHVAEACETTLDALGVDALDCYMLHWPDAWAYTGPLRGLAELPVAEQERLTFPEDDDGERATADVDLEAAWRGLEALYDRGLVASLGICNVDRATLSRVVEFSRVPPAVVQVERHPYRPCDDLVSWCHERGIRVVAHSPLSAPGLLDEPAVRETAAELGCSPAAAVLAWNVDRGVVPIPSSTDPDHVVENLAAAGHRLTDGGRERLAALEEPGFER, encoded by the coding sequence ATGGAGTGTGCGTTCGTCGGGTGTGGCGCCGTCGCCCGGAAGTACGCCGCCACGCTCGACGACTCGGGGCTTTCGGTGACCGCCGTCTGCGACATCGATTCCGACCGCGCCGCCGACTTCGCGGCCGAGTGTGGCGGGCGGGCGTACACGGACCTCGACGTGATGCTCGACGCCGAGGCGAGCCCCCTGATCCTGAACTGCACGAGCCACGGCGCCCACGCCGACGTGACGGAGCGTGCTCTGCGGGGCGGCCGACACGTCTGGAGCGAGAAACCGCTCGCGCTCGACGGCGGGCGGGCGCGGGACCTAGTCACGCTCGCGGAGCGCCGGGGACTGGCGCTTGGCTGTGCGCCGATCAACGACACCTGCGAGGCCCAGCGGCTCGTGCGAAGGGCGCTCGACGACGGCCGTCTGGGCCGGGTGCGACTGGCCTACGCCCACGCTCACGTCGGGCGGGTGACCGAGTGGCACGACGACCCCGGTTCCTTTCTCGACGTGGGGCCGCTGTACGACGGAGCGGTCTACCCGCTGACCCTCCTCGTCGCGTGGTTCGGCCCGGTCGAGCGGGTTCGCGTCGCCGACGCCGCCGACCCGTGGCCCGACCGCGCGGCCGAGCGGCCGACGCGGCCGAGCCACATCGAGGCGACGCTGTCGTTCGCGGACGGCCCGCTGGTCCGCCTGACCGCGAGTTTCTACGCGCCCCACCGAAGCCGGGAGTTCACGAGCCTCGAACTCCACGGCGACGACGGCTCGTGTTACCTCGACGACGCCGGCGACCTCGGGGGGGAGCCGGGCCACCACGTCGCCTTCGGCCGCGAGGGACGGGAGTATACGTCGATGGCGCTGCAGGAGCCCTCGTCCCGGACGCCGTATCTCGCCGGCCCCGAGCGACTGGCGGCGAGCGTGGATCGAGGGGCGCCCGACCGGGCGACTGCGCGGCGGGGCGCCCACGTCGTTGCCGTCTGTAACGCCGTCGAGGAGGCGGCCGAACGGGCGGCGAGCGTCGCCGTCGACGGGGGCGGCGTCGCCACGCGCGAGCAACGGCGACCGGTGTGGGGGCACGCCGGCCGGGGCGGCGTCGGCGACCCGCCGGGACCGCCGGCCGCCGCCCTTCGTCTGCCGCCCGTCGGCTTCGGGTGTTCGCGCTACCGCGACGGCGAGTACGTCGACCGCCGTGACTCAATCGCGGCCGCGCTGGACGCCGGCTACCGCTTGCTCGACTCCGCGGAACTGTACGGCAACGAGGACCGAATCGGCGAGATTCTCGCGGCGCCGGGGAGTCCCGACCGCGACGCGCTCTTTCTCGCGAGCAAGGCGTGGAACACGAACCACGGTCACGTCGCGGAGGCGTGCGAGACGACACTCGACGCACTCGGCGTGGACGCGCTCGACTGTTACATGCTCCACTGGCCGGACGCGTGGGCGTACACCGGCCCGCTCCGTGGCCTCGCCGAGTTGCCGGTCGCGGAGCAGGAGCGGCTGACCTTCCCCGAGGACGACGATGGGGAGCGGGCAACGGCGGACGTGGATCTGGAGGCGGCGTGGCGGGGGTTGGAGGCGCTGTACGACCGGGGTCTCGTCGCGTCGCTCGGGATCTGTAACGTCGACCGGGCGACGCTCTCTCGAGTCGTCGAGTTTTCCCGCGTCCCGCCGGCGGTGGTGCAGGTGGAGCGCCATCCGTACCGCCCCTGCGACGACCTGGTGTCGTGGTGTCACGAGCGTGGCATCCGGGTGGTCGCACACTCGCCGCTGTCGGCGCCGGGCCTGCTCGACGAGCCCGCAGTCCGGGAGACGGCGGCGGAGCTGGGCTGTTCGCCCGCGGCGGCCGTCCTCGCGTGGAACGTCGACCGGGGCGTCGTCCCCATCCCGTCGAGCACCGACCCGGATCACGTCGTCGAGAACCTCGCGGCGGCGGGACATCGTCTCACTGACGGGGGGCGCGAGCGGCTGGCCGCCCTGGAAGAGCCGGGGTTCGAGCGATGA
- a CDS encoding formate--tetrahydrofolate ligase, with translation MASDDTDGADAPTDMEIARATETRPIEDVAGDIGLGPEDLDPQGNGIAKVEQDAIQRTLTDADEGNLILVTGTTATPKGAGKTVTTVGLGQGLNHLGDDGVVAVREPSLGPVFGIKGGAAGGGYSQVLPMEDINLHFTGDLHALTTAHNLVSATLDTKVHYGNDLDVDVDEVAWKRALDMNDRALREVVVGLGGTTNGPPREDGFQITAASEVMAVLCLADSLADLKERLSRTIVAYDSTGDPVTVSDLGIEGAMAMLLKDALRPNLVQTIEGSPAFVHGGPFANIAHGTNSLVADKLGLALGDYLVTEAGFAADLGFEKFGNIVSRHGVAPDAVVLTTAVRSMKYHGLDMWPVDYDELKEPNPEAVSDGMVNLDHHAGIIEQFDVPFVVAINRFPTDTDAEIQAIVDHCEEQGYPVVVSNAFADGGEGAAELAETARDLADSDEGDFEPLYDLDASLEEKIRTVATDVYGAEGAHFTEEAQDDLARLEEQGYGDMPVCLSKTQHSTTDDPARKGAPKDDWTLTVRECYPDAGAGFVVVLTGDVLTMPGLPAEPAAEGMDVDADGNVTGLF, from the coding sequence ATGGCTTCGGACGACACGGATGGCGCGGACGCACCGACGGACATGGAAATCGCGCGGGCGACTGAGACACGTCCCATCGAAGACGTAGCCGGCGATATCGGTCTCGGCCCCGAGGATCTGGACCCACAGGGCAACGGCATCGCGAAGGTCGAACAGGACGCGATCCAGCGGACGCTCACCGACGCCGACGAGGGGAACCTCATCCTGGTCACGGGGACGACGGCGACGCCGAAGGGCGCGGGAAAGACGGTGACGACCGTCGGCCTCGGCCAGGGGCTGAACCACCTCGGCGATGACGGCGTCGTCGCGGTGCGGGAGCCGTCGCTCGGACCGGTGTTCGGCATCAAGGGCGGCGCCGCCGGCGGCGGCTACTCGCAGGTACTCCCGATGGAGGACATCAACCTCCATTTCACGGGCGACCTCCACGCGCTGACGACGGCACACAACCTCGTCTCGGCGACCCTCGACACCAAGGTCCACTACGGCAACGACCTCGACGTCGACGTCGACGAGGTGGCCTGGAAGCGCGCACTCGATATGAACGACCGCGCGCTCCGGGAGGTCGTCGTCGGCCTCGGCGGCACGACCAACGGCCCGCCCCGCGAGGACGGCTTCCAGATCACGGCCGCCTCGGAAGTGATGGCGGTGCTCTGTCTGGCGGACTCGCTCGCGGACCTCAAAGAGCGGCTCTCGCGGACCATCGTCGCCTACGACTCGACGGGTGACCCCGTCACCGTCTCGGACCTGGGCATCGAGGGCGCGATGGCGATGCTCCTCAAAGACGCCCTGCGACCGAACCTGGTCCAGACCATCGAGGGCTCGCCCGCGTTCGTCCACGGTGGCCCCTTCGCCAACATCGCCCACGGCACCAACTCGCTCGTGGCCGACAAACTCGGCCTCGCGCTCGGCGACTACCTCGTCACGGAGGCGGGCTTCGCCGCCGACCTCGGTTTCGAGAAGTTCGGCAACATCGTCTCCCGGCACGGCGTCGCGCCCGACGCGGTGGTGCTGACGACCGCCGTGCGATCGATGAAATACCACGGCCTCGATATGTGGCCGGTCGACTACGACGAACTGAAAGAGCCGAACCCCGAGGCGGTGAGCGACGGGATGGTCAACCTCGACCACCACGCCGGTATCATCGAGCAGTTCGACGTGCCGTTCGTCGTCGCCATCAACCGCTTCCCGACCGACACGGACGCGGAGATTCAGGCCATCGTCGACCACTGCGAGGAGCAAGGGTATCCGGTCGTCGTCTCGAACGCCTTCGCCGACGGCGGCGAGGGGGCCGCGGAACTCGCCGAGACGGCGCGTGACCTCGCCGACAGCGACGAGGGCGACTTCGAACCCCTCTACGACCTCGACGCGAGCCTGGAAGAGAAGATTCGGACGGTCGCCACCGACGTATACGGCGCCGAGGGCGCCCACTTCACCGAGGAGGCACAGGACGACCTGGCGCGACTGGAAGAACAGGGCTACGGCGACATGCCCGTCTGCCTGTCGAAGACCCAGCACTCGACGACGGACGACCCGGCACGGAAGGGCGCGCCGAAAGACGACTGGACGCTCACGGTGCGTGAGTGCTACCCCGACGCCGGCGCGGGCTTCGTCGTCGTCCTGACGGGCGACGTGCTGACGATGCCGGGACTCCCCGCCGAACCGGCGGCCGAGGGCATGGACGTCGACGCGGACGGCAACGTCACCGGGCTCTTTTAA
- a CDS encoding DUF6360 family protein: MADRVLKVNAFTTFDLLDASVEGHGFEEAAFATLNVRTAREAPEVVSLELELDNTELESVPPHADRVTLSAAEARTLASELEAAADRVVATEDDP, translated from the coding sequence ATGGCCGACCGCGTGCTGAAGGTCAACGCCTTCACGACGTTCGATCTACTCGACGCCAGCGTCGAGGGCCACGGGTTCGAGGAGGCGGCGTTCGCGACGCTCAACGTTCGCACCGCCCGCGAGGCGCCCGAAGTGGTCTCGCTCGAACTCGAACTCGACAACACCGAGTTGGAGTCGGTGCCACCCCACGCCGACCGCGTGACGCTCTCGGCGGCCGAGGCGCGAACGCTCGCGAGCGAACTGGAGGCCGCCGCGGACCGCGTGGTCGCGACCGAGGACGATCCATGA